Proteins encoded together in one Chitinophaga sp. LS1 window:
- a CDS encoding lanthionine synthetase LanC family protein: protein MVQEPVKVESLISQLHQLIDQQTVDNDTLMSGGKLGLIVYYHSLWQGYRDNTYLDKTYALLDEVLDHMNKGTLELDGPSLATGICGLTSVINLLYKDGLLNIDIDEELAGYDDYLYHQALQLIKDDKQDYLHGAFGIIKYFTDRLPQPKIAIYLREIIRVLYDKCVVTKHGVWFRNIFLFGNGQINFSLSQGQAGFFSVLTALHEAEIDALKTGYLLQQGIRFVRHHLREVDLIGQDWSFFPLTTSEAEDQKNYNNRLGWCYGDLNQVSLFYKASFALQDENLKQMADLVGGSSLMRRTCEATQIDDIYFLNGTAGLAQYYYSLYRYSNEEGYLEGWHYWINETMKRLEVVLNEESFKGRESLMLEGLPGVALVLLGHLINEELPWTDLLLL from the coding sequence ATGGTACAGGAACCGGTAAAAGTGGAGAGCCTCATCTCACAGCTTCATCAGCTCATAGATCAGCAGACCGTTGATAATGACACCCTGATGAGCGGAGGTAAGCTGGGCCTGATCGTGTACTATCATTCCTTATGGCAGGGGTACAGAGACAATACTTATTTAGATAAGACATATGCGCTGCTCGACGAGGTATTGGATCATATGAATAAAGGAACCCTTGAACTGGATGGGCCTTCGCTGGCAACCGGTATCTGCGGCCTTACCAGTGTGATCAACCTCCTGTACAAAGACGGCCTTTTGAATATAGACATAGATGAGGAACTGGCCGGATATGACGACTATCTCTACCATCAGGCTTTACAACTGATCAAAGATGATAAACAGGATTATCTGCACGGTGCGTTTGGCATCATCAAGTACTTTACAGATAGGCTGCCACAGCCTAAAATAGCGATATACCTCAGGGAGATCATCCGTGTGTTGTACGATAAATGTGTAGTGACAAAACATGGCGTCTGGTTCAGGAATATCTTCTTATTTGGTAATGGGCAGATCAACTTTAGTTTATCGCAGGGACAGGCAGGATTTTTCTCTGTTCTGACTGCATTGCATGAAGCAGAGATAGACGCACTAAAGACTGGATACCTGCTACAACAAGGCATCCGCTTTGTACGCCATCACCTGCGCGAAGTGGACTTGATCGGACAGGACTGGTCATTTTTCCCACTCACTACCAGTGAAGCAGAAGATCAAAAAAACTATAACAACCGTCTTGGATGGTGTTATGGAGATCTGAATCAGGTATCTCTTTTTTACAAGGCATCCTTTGCTTTACAAGACGAAAACCTCAAGCAGATGGCGGATCTCGTGGGCGGTAGCTCACTGATGCGCAGAACCTGCGAAGCTACGCAGATCGATGATATTTACTTTCTGAATGGCACCGCAGGGTTAGCACAGTATTATTATTCGTTATACCGTTATAGTAATGAGGAAGGTTACCTGGAAGGATGGCATTACTGGATCAATGAAACAATGAAAAGATTGGAAGTTGTGCTGAACGAAGAAAGCTTCAAAGGCCGCGAAAGCCTCATGCTGGAAGGCCTGCCAGGCGTAGCACTGGTCTTGTTGGGGCACCTGATCAATGAAGAACTTCCATGGACCGATCTGTTACTTCTATAA
- a CDS encoding transglycosylase domain-containing protein yields MKKSVKILWLTVLSLTGVFILLLLLINFRIIGNMPSMETLENPRAALASEVIGDDGTILGKYYQVDRSSSDYDEISRNVLNALVATEDVRFYDHSGIDPYGTMAIPFYLAIGKKRGSSTITQQLALNLQADNSGVQRSKNIIERGFQKMQEWLIAVKLERNFTKEEIITLYLNTVPFGDNVYGIENGARTFFSKDAGHLSIEEAATLIGMLKGTNLYNPRRNPKTALDRRNTVIELMAKNKFISSAEEAAAKSTPIVLRYNKIDHNKGLAPYFREVLRDELKQWCKEHKKSDGSEYNLYRDGLRIYTTINPRMQLYAEEAVDHHLKDLQKVFAQQANIKSGAAWKGHENFLERYMKESDRYQSMVASDIPEDEIKKSFNTPTKMKVFSWRSYTEPELNEIDTVMTPMDSIRYMRAILQAGFMAMDPESGEVKAWVGGPDFRYFKNDHVLKSKRQVGSTFKPFLYCYAIMNGMSPATSLPNEPVTFPKYNYTLSRNSEGSVGGMISMAGALAKSLNLVSAYLIKQLGPAAVADFANEKIGFSVKIPPYPSICLGTPEIPLYDMLQAYTMFAARGIITKPIYITRIEDRNGNILETTAPVKREVISENESYVMTKMMEGVTGPGGTSARLRFRYGIKGQVAGKTGTTNDNTDGWFMGFTPQLLAGAWVGCENNFLHFSTTANGQGANTGLPIWAYFFQKLYADPTLKIDPNATFAIPASIDSQDYTNTDKSMPPGAEAVDQGNGSASDYGGDEPAIDVSKYGEKPAEKPAEKPKEEPKKENNQPAPKAVFPKNN; encoded by the coding sequence ATGAAAAAATCAGTTAAAATATTGTGGTTGACTGTGTTATCGCTGACGGGAGTGTTCATTTTGCTTTTATTGCTGATCAATTTCCGTATCATCGGCAACATGCCATCCATGGAGACCCTGGAAAACCCCAGGGCAGCCCTTGCCTCTGAAGTAATTGGGGATGACGGTACTATACTTGGTAAATATTACCAGGTAGACAGGTCCAGCTCTGATTATGATGAAATTTCCAGGAATGTGCTCAATGCACTGGTAGCTACCGAAGATGTACGCTTTTATGATCACTCTGGCATCGACCCATATGGTACGATGGCCATCCCTTTTTACCTCGCAATCGGTAAAAAGAGAGGTTCGAGTACGATCACCCAGCAGTTAGCGCTGAACCTGCAGGCGGATAATTCCGGTGTGCAGCGTTCTAAAAATATAATTGAAAGAGGTTTCCAGAAAATGCAGGAATGGCTGATTGCCGTAAAGCTGGAAAGAAACTTCACGAAAGAGGAAATCATTACCCTGTACCTGAACACCGTACCTTTCGGTGATAACGTATATGGTATTGAAAATGGCGCCCGCACATTCTTTAGTAAAGATGCCGGTCACCTTTCCATCGAAGAAGCTGCCACCCTGATCGGTATGCTGAAGGGTACCAATTTGTACAATCCCCGCAGAAATCCGAAAACAGCGCTGGATCGCCGTAACACGGTGATTGAGCTGATGGCGAAAAATAAATTCATTTCCAGCGCAGAAGAAGCGGCGGCGAAGAGCACGCCAATCGTACTGCGCTACAATAAGATAGACCATAACAAAGGTCTCGCTCCATACTTCCGCGAAGTACTGAGAGATGAACTGAAACAATGGTGTAAAGAGCATAAGAAATCTGACGGTTCTGAATATAACCTGTACCGTGATGGTCTGAGGATTTATACAACCATCAACCCACGTATGCAGTTATATGCTGAAGAAGCGGTAGATCATCACCTGAAAGACCTGCAAAAAGTATTTGCACAACAGGCAAATATTAAATCTGGTGCTGCATGGAAAGGTCATGAAAACTTCCTGGAGCGGTATATGAAAGAATCTGACCGCTATCAGAGTATGGTGGCTTCAGACATTCCAGAAGACGAAATTAAGAAGTCATTCAATACCCCTACCAAAATGAAAGTATTCTCCTGGAGGAGCTATACTGAGCCTGAGCTGAATGAGATCGATACGGTGATGACACCAATGGATTCTATCCGCTACATGCGTGCTATATTGCAGGCAGGTTTCATGGCGATGGACCCTGAGAGTGGAGAGGTGAAAGCATGGGTAGGCGGACCTGATTTCCGTTATTTCAAGAATGATCACGTATTAAAGAGCAAGCGCCAGGTAGGTTCTACATTCAAACCCTTCCTGTATTGCTATGCGATCATGAACGGCATGTCGCCGGCTACTTCATTACCGAATGAGCCAGTGACCTTCCCTAAATATAACTATACCCTGAGTCGTAACTCAGAAGGTAGCGTGGGTGGTATGATCTCTATGGCAGGGGCGCTGGCCAAGTCACTGAACCTGGTGTCAGCATACCTGATCAAGCAGTTAGGCCCTGCGGCAGTAGCGGACTTTGCGAATGAAAAGATCGGGTTCTCTGTGAAGATCCCTCCTTATCCTTCTATTTGTCTGGGTACACCGGAGATTCCGCTGTATGATATGTTGCAGGCGTATACCATGTTTGCAGCACGTGGTATCATCACCAAACCGATTTACATTACCCGTATAGAAGATAGAAATGGTAACATCCTGGAAACGACCGCACCGGTAAAACGTGAGGTGATCAGTGAGAATGAGTCTTATGTGATGACCAAGATGATGGAAGGAGTGACTGGTCCGGGTGGTACATCGGCACGTTTACGTTTCCGTTATGGTATTAAAGGACAGGTAGCTGGTAAGACAGGTACTACGAATGATAATACCGATGGTTGGTTTATGGGCTTTACACCACAGCTGCTGGCAGGTGCATGGGTAGGTTGTGAGAACAACTTCCTGCATTTCAGCACGACGGCTAATGGTCAGGGTGCGAATACAGGATTACCGATCTGGGCATATTTCTTCCAGAAATTATATGCAGATCCTACCTTGAAGATAGATCCGAATGCAACATTTGCGATTCCGGCATCAATAGATAGCCAGGATTACACGAATACGGACAAGAGCATGCCTCCGGGTGCAGAAGCGGTGGATCAGGGCAATGGTTCAGCAAGTGATTATGGTGGTGATGAACCTGCTATTGATGTGAGTAAATATGGAGAAAAGCCGGCAGAGAAACCTGCGGAAAAACCGAAGGAAGAGCCGAAGAAAGAGAATAATCAACCGGCACCGAAAGCGGTGTTTCCGAAAAATAATTAA
- a CDS encoding S41 family peptidase has protein sequence MFNYPAIIRLFALYLLLNLFYLPLTHGQTKSCNCRNNFDEVVAKVEHNYPGYPIKITAANAAAFEQYTDSIRNIADTANAVTCFSILQSWTGYFKDRHLTLVFKDIPENKDLINQIFSNGESFPLSKDSLVKKWATAPDYPLEGIWTLSGMYDVAVIKKDYGYKGIILKGDNKYWKPGQVKFELQPDGNRTWKATQYNQYHIKDTFTAYVDEAAFIMDLKSYKWEKIFPGQPGQKSIPADSFYFSKTDSNNAILRLPSFELPYKPLIDSLITNNFHTITHTPHLIVDIRGNYGGYNLCFEKLIPLLYTNPIITQGPVVRATAENIRLYEVMLKSPLFPDDKKAPFIRMLKNLKKNKNGYYQPPADTTTFPQVYAQPEKVGFLMDEGCASATELLILDAKQSKKVTLFGKRSAGIVDYLNLVAPRSLSCSRFLLWIPTARLATVPQHPIDNTGILPDVEIPHHENWVNYVQQYLENLDIKIANSSK, from the coding sequence ATGTTTAATTATCCAGCGATCATCCGCTTGTTTGCTCTATATCTTTTATTGAACCTGTTTTACCTGCCGCTAACCCACGGACAAACGAAGTCCTGTAATTGCAGGAATAATTTTGACGAAGTAGTTGCCAAAGTAGAACATAACTATCCGGGATATCCTATTAAAATTACTGCCGCAAATGCAGCTGCTTTTGAACAATATACAGACAGCATCAGAAATATTGCTGATACGGCCAATGCCGTTACCTGTTTTTCTATTTTGCAATCATGGACAGGCTATTTTAAAGATAGGCACCTTACACTCGTTTTTAAAGATATTCCTGAAAATAAGGACCTGATCAATCAGATATTTTCCAATGGCGAGAGCTTCCCGCTTTCGAAAGATTCTTTGGTAAAAAAATGGGCTACCGCTCCAGACTATCCTCTGGAAGGCATATGGACCTTAAGCGGAATGTATGATGTGGCAGTTATAAAAAAGGATTATGGCTACAAGGGGATCATTTTAAAAGGTGATAATAAGTACTGGAAACCGGGACAGGTTAAATTTGAGCTTCAACCTGATGGAAACAGGACATGGAAGGCTACCCAGTACAATCAGTACCATATAAAGGATACATTCACCGCTTATGTGGATGAAGCGGCTTTCATCATGGATCTCAAAAGCTATAAGTGGGAGAAAATCTTCCCCGGTCAACCCGGTCAGAAATCAATTCCTGCCGATAGTTTCTATTTTTCAAAAACAGATAGTAACAACGCTATATTAAGATTACCAAGCTTTGAGCTACCTTATAAACCTCTCATTGATAGCCTGATTACAAACAATTTCCATACGATTACTCATACCCCGCACCTCATTGTGGACATAAGGGGGAACTATGGAGGATATAACCTCTGCTTCGAAAAATTAATCCCCCTGCTTTATACAAATCCTATTATTACACAGGGCCCTGTAGTCAGGGCAACGGCCGAAAACATCCGGTTGTATGAGGTTATGTTAAAAAGTCCACTATTCCCTGATGATAAAAAGGCTCCTTTTATCAGGATGCTAAAAAATTTAAAGAAAAATAAAAATGGTTATTACCAACCTCCGGCAGACACAACCACTTTCCCCCAGGTGTATGCGCAACCTGAAAAAGTAGGATTTCTAATGGATGAAGGCTGTGCCAGCGCGACAGAATTATTAATTTTGGACGCAAAACAAAGTAAAAAAGTAACTTTGTTTGGAAAGCGGTCAGCTGGAATAGTGGATTATTTAAATCTGGTAGCACCAAGGTCTTTGTCCTGCTCCCGTTTTTTACTCTGGATACCCACTGCCAGATTAGCCACCGTGCCACAACATCCTATTGATAACACCGGTATTTTGCCAGACGTTGAAATTCCTCATCATGAGAATTGGGTCAACTATGTGCAGCAATACCTGGAAAACCTGGATATAAAAATTGCCAATTCTTCAAAATAA
- a CDS encoding tetratricopeptide repeat protein → MNICRSFYKHISYTGLVLFLLCVSSVQKAQAQRKDSTNVNSRGTTRNPQSQAQTKTIQRPIGPKPDDRHPPSEDLAKKKWTIKRKLVQNTVSRYNYYFNAKKKLRLVTHNVSRTGQDNYNYLLPFYPYSAANQGISKGDLDSVIEKASINIQIHDPRSKWMDDSYLLIGKAYFFQGEWDKANRTFNFINTNYLPKKKNEYKSVVGSVEKDQISIASREKRKPPIGWFKHTFARNDAFVWNAKTKIEENNYDEARSIINVLDQDPYFPKRLDGELAEVKAYSLYKQGKFQEAIEPMQIAEHKKVNRDEKARMAYILGQLYTNYNKPDSAIAMYYHVIKTKPDQMMEFQARIAINKLKATMPGGSLEQSLATLAKMAKKEKYQNFRDAIYYTMAQLVLPTDKEAALGYLRESLKASAQSLTPNPMQKALTYKLIADIYYDQRTYRSAKSFYDSTASVMPLEFQDSAVVNKRKKVLTDVAVRIEAIQLQDSLQRIAAMPESDRKIFLTKLSVQIRKDAEENAKKARADSAAALAEAMASANTNNPFSNNGMNTKAGQKAEAGDWYFYNTASKSSGFQEFKRKWGNRGNNDNWRRSQNGVVAVKENLEPVDENGNPISTDGQAKKKATPADSTTAETLAANLPLTPDELLKSNIIAEEAFYDLGKLYSDGLDNLDLGIETYDTLLNRYPHHPNKTEVIYSLYIWHNKLNHTALANSFRQQIMSNYGDSKFASIIRFGGLKDENIGKKKEISSAYEHVYGAYLDCNYETALRMKKEADSTFGLNFMQPKFDLLEAMIIAKMDTCEFGKQPLTAVMNKYQNDDQVYARSKELLDALDNRSALVVYLSMLEIERKPEAPLLDEDVTMIYPWQRPHPELNNAELKTATADSIKLAADNAKLKIAPLPPPMKPKVIYKLVADAPHFVVMSFNKLTKKAVDESVEIFTKYNKEHHPDMKIQVGSYVMSQTEVLLIFRLFDNEDRALDYFDEIRLGAGKLLPQMRPSDYTMFIISRDNFILMNTRRDLDGYKKFFGDNYIIEQ, encoded by the coding sequence ATGAATATTTGCAGATCATTTTATAAACATATATCATACACCGGCCTGGTATTATTTCTCTTATGCGTATCCAGCGTGCAAAAGGCACAGGCCCAGCGTAAGGACAGCACGAATGTGAATTCGCGCGGTACCACCCGGAATCCTCAGTCCCAGGCCCAGACAAAAACTATTCAAAGGCCCATAGGCCCTAAGCCAGATGACAGGCATCCACCCTCAGAAGACCTGGCTAAGAAGAAATGGACCATTAAGCGGAAACTGGTGCAAAATACCGTTTCGCGTTACAACTACTATTTCAATGCGAAGAAGAAACTGCGCCTGGTCACGCACAATGTAAGCCGTACCGGCCAGGACAACTATAACTACCTCCTCCCCTTTTACCCTTACAGTGCAGCAAATCAGGGCATCAGCAAAGGAGACCTCGACTCTGTCATTGAAAAGGCTTCTATCAATATCCAGATCCATGACCCACGCAGTAAATGGATGGATGATAGTTACCTGCTGATCGGTAAAGCCTACTTCTTCCAGGGAGAATGGGATAAGGCCAACCGTACTTTCAACTTTATCAATACCAATTACCTTCCTAAAAAGAAGAATGAATATAAATCAGTCGTAGGCTCTGTCGAAAAAGATCAGATTTCCATCGCCAGCCGTGAAAAGCGGAAACCTCCTATCGGTTGGTTCAAACACACCTTTGCCAGAAACGATGCCTTTGTATGGAATGCGAAAACCAAGATCGAAGAAAATAATTATGACGAAGCCCGCTCTATCATCAACGTGCTCGATCAGGATCCTTACTTCCCAAAACGACTGGATGGTGAACTGGCAGAAGTAAAAGCCTACAGCCTGTACAAACAGGGAAAATTCCAGGAAGCCATCGAACCCATGCAAATTGCAGAACATAAGAAGGTAAACAGGGATGAAAAGGCACGCATGGCCTACATCCTGGGTCAGTTGTACACCAACTACAACAAGCCGGATTCTGCCATCGCCATGTATTATCATGTGATCAAAACCAAGCCTGACCAGATGATGGAATTCCAGGCAAGAATTGCGATCAACAAACTGAAAGCCACCATGCCAGGCGGTTCGCTGGAACAAAGCCTTGCTACCCTGGCCAAGATGGCGAAGAAAGAAAAATACCAGAACTTCCGCGACGCAATTTATTATACCATGGCACAGCTGGTGCTGCCTACCGACAAGGAAGCAGCCCTCGGTTACCTGCGTGAGTCACTGAAAGCAAGCGCTCAAAGTCTGACGCCCAACCCCATGCAAAAGGCACTCACTTACAAACTGATTGCCGACATCTATTATGATCAGCGTACATATCGCTCAGCCAAGAGCTTCTACGACAGCACCGCTTCGGTGATGCCACTGGAATTCCAGGACTCGGCAGTAGTGAATAAACGTAAGAAAGTACTGACAGATGTAGCGGTGAGAATTGAGGCAATTCAGTTGCAGGACAGCTTACAACGCATTGCTGCCATGCCGGAAAGTGACCGGAAAATATTCTTAACGAAACTGTCGGTACAAATCCGTAAAGACGCCGAAGAGAACGCAAAGAAAGCGAGAGCTGATTCCGCTGCCGCCCTTGCCGAAGCCATGGCCAGCGCCAATACCAACAATCCGTTCAGCAACAACGGCATGAATACTAAAGCCGGGCAGAAAGCAGAAGCGGGTGACTGGTACTTCTATAATACTGCCAGCAAATCATCAGGTTTCCAGGAGTTTAAACGTAAATGGGGCAACCGTGGCAATAACGATAACTGGCGTCGTAGCCAGAACGGTGTCGTTGCCGTAAAAGAAAACCTGGAACCAGTGGATGAAAATGGCAATCCTATCAGCACCGATGGTCAGGCGAAAAAGAAAGCGACACCAGCGGACAGCACCACTGCCGAAACCCTGGCCGCCAACCTGCCACTGACACCAGACGAATTATTGAAATCCAACATCATCGCAGAAGAAGCCTTCTATGACCTGGGTAAACTATACAGCGACGGCCTGGATAATTTAGACCTGGGTATTGAAACATACGATACATTATTGAACAGATATCCACATCACCCGAACAAAACTGAGGTGATCTACTCCCTGTATATCTGGCATAATAAACTGAACCATACTGCTTTGGCCAACAGCTTCCGCCAGCAGATCATGAGCAACTACGGAGATTCCAAGTTTGCCAGCATTATCCGTTTCGGTGGCCTGAAGGATGAGAATATCGGTAAGAAAAAAGAGATCTCGTCTGCCTACGAGCATGTATATGGCGCATACCTGGATTGTAACTACGAAACAGCGTTGCGGATGAAGAAGGAAGCAGATTCCACTTTCGGTCTCAACTTTATGCAGCCGAAATTTGACCTGCTGGAAGCCATGATCATTGCGAAAATGGATACCTGTGAGTTTGGTAAACAACCACTTACAGCGGTAATGAACAAATACCAGAATGACGATCAGGTCTATGCAAGGTCCAAAGAACTGCTGGATGCGCTGGACAACCGCTCTGCGCTGGTTGTATACCTCTCCATGCTGGAAATAGAAAGGAAACCGGAAGCACCATTGCTGGATGAGGATGTAACCATGATCTATCCATGGCAGCGACCTCACCCGGAACTGAACAATGCTGAGTTAAAAACAGCCACGGCAGATTCAATCAAACTGGCAGCAGACAATGCAAAACTGAAAATTGCACCACTGCCACCACCCATGAAACCGAAGGTGATCTACAAACTGGTGGCAGACGCTCCTCACTTCGTCGTGATGTCATTTAATAAACTGACGAAGAAAGCAGTGGATGAATCAGTAGAAATCTTTACCAAATACAACAAGGAACATCATCCTGACATGAAGATCCAGGTGGGTAGTTATGTAATGAGTCAAACAGAAGTATTGTTGATATTCAGGCTGTTCGACAATGAAGACCGGGCGCTGGACTATTTTGATGAGATCAGGCTGGGTGCCGGAAAGCTCCTTCCGCAGATGCGACCTTCCGATTATACCATGTTCATCATTTCCAGGGACAACTTCATCCTGATGAATACCAGGAGAGATCTGGATGGATATAAAAAGTTCTTCGGAGACAACTATATAATAGAACAATAA
- a CDS encoding cysteine peptidase family C39 domain-containing protein: MIKSLIPQSKKHPFPHCKQQGKTDDGPACLHILSTHFGKNLTHEYVRSLWATAESGSPLQDLGDAAGKIGFGTLGAKVSLADLLSLDLLPCIGYWYQRRFIVVYKIRGDKVYISDPTAGLITLDKLDFLRGWTQDGEYGIMLYLDPSPPDF; encoded by the coding sequence ATGATCAAAAGTCTGATTCCGCAGAGCAAAAAGCATCCATTTCCCCACTGTAAACAGCAGGGCAAAACGGACGATGGTCCTGCCTGTTTGCATATATTAAGTACGCACTTTGGAAAGAATCTTACGCATGAATATGTAAGGTCACTGTGGGCGACTGCTGAAAGTGGCAGCCCGCTGCAGGACCTCGGAGATGCCGCCGGGAAAATTGGTTTTGGTACTTTGGGGGCAAAAGTTTCTCTGGCTGACCTTTTATCACTTGACCTGTTACCCTGTATCGGGTACTGGTATCAGCGCCGTTTTATTGTCGTGTATAAAATAAGGGGGGACAAAGTTTATATTTCCGACCCTACGGCTGGGCTGATCACATTAGACAAATTAGATTTTCTGAGAGGATGGACACAGGACGGCGAATATGGCATTATGCTGTACCTGGATCCCTCTCCACCTGATTTTTAA
- a CDS encoding M20/M25/M40 family metallo-hydrolase, whose product MKRLLLLVFCTSCFVNAFAQDYMPSEARIRSTVNYLASDKLKGRGTDEKGGRKAAAWVEKQFKKLGLQPANGSSYFQDFTFDRKEHHDIPSRNVIGYLDNGAPRTIIIGAHYDHIGTAHLFDGKYPEGQIHYGADDNASGIAGLLEFIRYFVKNGQKEQFNFLFIAFGGEEMGLQGSKYYVAHPVFPLEKVHFMLNMDMIGRYNAERGLGIGGYASAEEWPDVFKGVAQPGIKFFTDGAGKGPSDHHNFYISGVPVIFLHTGPHDDYHKPTDTAEKVEAKEESDVLKLAIQLINNAMKYKELHYVADK is encoded by the coding sequence ATGAAGCGATTGTTATTGTTGGTGTTCTGCACCTCTTGTTTTGTGAATGCTTTTGCGCAGGATTACATGCCTTCTGAAGCGCGTATCCGTAGCACTGTCAACTACCTGGCATCCGATAAGTTAAAAGGCCGTGGTACCGATGAAAAAGGTGGTAGAAAAGCGGCTGCATGGGTGGAGAAACAGTTTAAAAAGTTGGGCCTGCAACCAGCAAACGGTAGTAGTTATTTCCAGGATTTTACGTTTGATCGCAAGGAACATCATGATATTCCCAGCAGAAATGTGATTGGATACCTGGATAACGGCGCCCCCCGTACGATTATCATCGGCGCTCACTATGACCATATCGGTACTGCACATTTGTTTGATGGAAAGTACCCGGAAGGACAGATCCATTATGGAGCTGATGACAATGCCTCCGGCATCGCCGGCTTACTGGAATTTATCCGGTATTTCGTAAAGAACGGACAGAAGGAACAATTCAATTTCCTGTTCATCGCTTTTGGTGGTGAAGAGATGGGATTGCAGGGTTCTAAGTACTATGTAGCTCATCCTGTATTTCCATTGGAGAAAGTACATTTTATGCTGAATATGGATATGATTGGCCGTTACAATGCAGAACGCGGTTTAGGTATCGGCGGTTATGCAAGTGCGGAAGAGTGGCCGGATGTATTCAAAGGTGTAGCGCAGCCAGGTATCAAGTTCTTCACTGATGGGGCAGGCAAAGGGCCTTCTGATCACCATAATTTCTATATCAGTGGAGTACCGGTTATTTTCCTCCATACAGGGCCCCATGACGACTATCACAAGCCCACTGATACCGCAGAGAAGGTAGAGGCAAAAGAGGAGTCAGATGTGCTTAAACTGGCCATTCAGTTGATCAATAATGCCATGAAGTACAAAGAGCTGCATTACGTAGCGGACAAATAA
- a CDS encoding sensor histidine kinase: protein MGIWILYAALQVVATGMPLSNMLPVFIVTSALFALLSVVFYGNAELLLPRTLEKSKKTLWIIGITCFFVYVMLTRYVLLYKLYPAAYHIPAPSFEFLTLVTASLWWWFQAIALSTAYWFFKVSINRERKINLQKEEINRKEREQLQLKQEKLELEVAYLRAQINPHFLFNTLGYFYNKTANSHPDVAEGIAALTNIMRSSLKKKGPDGMVSLEEEIEHIESLISIYYMRFNNNIHIEYSRPDNLHGQRILPHILITLVENAFKHGELHNAAYPLKIKLTLDDNGIYFCINNKKRIGPKEISNGIGMEYVQRQLDNTYPKKYSFDIKDTDLFYSLSLHIATTEITLHDQLLYN from the coding sequence GTGGGGATATGGATTTTGTATGCAGCCCTGCAGGTTGTAGCAACTGGTATGCCGCTGTCTAACATGTTGCCAGTCTTTATAGTAACCTCTGCATTATTTGCCTTGCTATCTGTCGTTTTTTATGGGAATGCAGAATTGCTATTACCACGAACATTGGAAAAAAGTAAAAAGACACTTTGGATCATTGGCATAACATGCTTCTTTGTCTATGTTATGCTAACCCGGTACGTTCTTCTATATAAGCTTTATCCTGCCGCATATCATATTCCGGCTCCTTCTTTTGAATTTCTCACACTTGTTACTGCTTCACTTTGGTGGTGGTTTCAAGCCATTGCCCTTTCTACCGCATACTGGTTTTTTAAAGTATCCATTAATAGAGAAAGAAAAATTAACTTACAAAAAGAAGAAATCAACCGTAAGGAAAGAGAACAACTGCAACTCAAACAGGAAAAACTGGAACTCGAAGTCGCCTACCTCCGCGCCCAGATCAATCCACACTTCCTCTTCAACACCCTCGGATATTTCTACAATAAAACCGCCAACTCCCACCCGGACGTAGCCGAAGGCATCGCCGCCCTTACCAATATCATGCGCTCTTCGCTAAAGAAAAAAGGCCCCGACGGCATGGTCTCCTTAGAAGAAGAAATCGAACACATCGAAAGCCTGATCAGTATCTACTATATGCGTTTCAATAACAATATCCATATTGAATACAGCAGACCTGACAACCTGCATGGCCAACGAATACTGCCACACATCCTCATCACACTGGTAGAAAACGCTTTCAAACACGGGGAACTGCACAACGCCGCTTACCCGCTGAAAATAAAGCTCACTTTAGATGACAATGGCATCTATTTCTGTATCAACAACAAAAAACGAATAGGTCCAAAAGAAATCTCCAATGGCATCGGCATGGAATACGTGCAGCGCCAGCTGGACAACACCTATCCTAAAAAATATTCCTTTGATATAAAAGATACGGACCTGTTTTATAGCCTGTCCTTGCATATTGCTACCACCGAAATTACCCTACATGATCAACTGTTATATAATTGA